The Rhinolophus ferrumequinum isolate MPI-CBG mRhiFer1 chromosome 19, mRhiFer1_v1.p, whole genome shotgun sequence genome has a segment encoding these proteins:
- the ZNF24 gene encoding zinc finger protein 24, which translates to MSAQSVEEDSILIIPTPDEDEKILRVKLEEDPDGEEGSSIPWNHLPDPEVFRQRFRQFGYQDSPGPREAVSQLRELCRLWLRPETHTKEQILELVVLEQFVAILPKELQTWVREHHPENGEEAVTVLEDLESELDDPGQPVSLRRRKREVLVEEIVSQEEAQGLPSSELDAVENQLKWASWELHSLRHCDDDARTENGALAPKQEIPSVASHEVPGTLNIGVPQIFKYGEACFPKGRFERKRNPSRKKQHICDECGKHFSQGSALILHQRIHSGEKPYGCVECGKAFSRSSILVQHQRVHTGEKPYKCLECGKAFSQNSGLINHQRIHTGEKPYECVQCGKSYSQSSNLFRHQRRHNAEKLLNVVKV; encoded by the exons ATGTCTGCACAGTCAGTGGAAGAAGATTCAATACTTATCATCCCAACACCGgatgaagatgaaaaaattctgagaGTGAAGTTGGAGGAGGATCCTGATGGCGAAGAGGGATCAAGTATCCCCTGGAACCATCTCCCTGACCCAGAGGTTTTTCGACAGCGATTCAGGCAGTTTGGATACCAGGATTCGCCAGGGCCCCGTGAAGCTGTTAGCCAGCTTCGAGAACTTTGCCGTCTGTGGCTCAGGCCAGAGACccacacaaaagaacaaatccTGGAGCTGGTGGTGCTGGAGCAATTTGTTGCCATCTTGCCCAAGGAGCTGCAGACTTGGGTTCGAGAGCATCATCCAGAGAATGGAGAGGAGGCAGTGACGGTGCTGGAGGACTTAGAGAGTGAACTAGATGACCCTGGACAGCCG GTTTCCCTCCGTCGACGAAAACGGGAAGTGCTAGTTGAGGAGATTGTATCTCAAGAAGAAGCTCAGGGATTACCAAGTTCTGAGCTCGATGCTGTGGAAAACCAGCTTAAATGGGCATCCTGGGAGCTCCATTCTCTAAGGCACTGTG atGATGATGCTAGGACTGAAAATGGAGCGTTGGCTCCAAAGCAGGAGATCCCTTCAGTAGCGTCTCATGAAGTTCCTGGCACTCTCAATATAGGTGTTCCTCAGATTTTTAAATACGGAGAAGCCTGTTTCCCTAAGGGCAgatttgaaagaaagagaaatccttCTCGAAAGAAACAACATATATGTGATGAATGTGGAAAACACTTCAGTCAGGGCTCAGCCCTTATTCTTCATCAAAGAATCCACAGTGGAGAGAAGCCCTACGGATGTGTTGAATGTGGGAAGGCATTCAGCAGAAGTTCTATCCTTGTGCAACACCAGAGAGTCcatactggagaaaaaccttacaaatgtcttgaatgtggaaaagcctttagcCAGAATTCTGGGCttattaatcatcagagaatccatactggggagaaaccttatgaatgcgTTCAGTGTGGGAAATCCTATAGTCAAAGCTCAAATCTTTTTAGACATCAGCGAAGACACAATGCAGAAAAACTTCTGAATGTTGTGaaagtttaa
- the LOC117011804 gene encoding LOW QUALITY PROTEIN: zinc finger protein 271-like (The sequence of the model RefSeq protein was modified relative to this genomic sequence to represent the inferred CDS: inserted 1 base in 1 codon): MVILQLLPEVSSIQLQPMEIQFNYESQEHHLLSDGETKTKIQELASEEEITAKPKPLTEECGNPKDNVLQDSECREFCELVDKLNEKDQNLFKRRQHSCDECGQSFAWSTGLIRHQRTHWEKPFECGKCGKAFSMSSALVLHQRIHTGEKLYPCNWCIKSFSRSSDLIKHQRVHTGEKPYKCDECGKAFSQSSDLIIHQRIHTGEKPYQCSHCSKSFSQRSDLVKHQRIHTGEKPYTCNQCNKHFSQSSDVIKHQRIHTGEKPYKCDVCGKAFSQSSDLILHQRIHTGEKPYPCNQCSKSFSQNSDLIKHRRIHTGEKPYKCSECGKAFNQSSVLILHQRIHTGEKPYPCNQCSKNFSRLSDLINHQRIHTGEKPYPCNQCSKMFSRRSDLVKHHRIHTGEKPYECDECGKTFSQSSNLILHQRIHTGEKPYPCSDCTKSFSRRSDLVKHQRIHTGEKPYACNQCNKSFSQSSDLTKHQRVHSGEKPYHCDSCEKAFGQSSDLILHQRIHTGEKPYPCTQCSKSFSQNSDLTKHQRIHTGEKPHKCNECGKAFSQCSALILHQRIHTGEKPYPCDQCGKSFSRRSDLINHQRIYIGEKPYKCDTCGKAFSTCTDLIEHQRIHTREKPHRCVQCSRNFTQLSDLTDHEKDHSAQEXYKCNECGKTFSV; the protein is encoded by the exons ATGGTAATTCTCCAGTTGCTCCCTGAGGTGTCAAGCATCCAGTTGCAGCCCATGGAGATCCAGTTCAATTATGAATCTCAAGAACACCACCTTCTGTCAG atggTGAGACTAAGACCAAGATTCAAGAGCTGGCTTCAGAGGAGGAAATTACTGCAAAACCTAAACCATTGACTGAAGAGTGTGGAAACCCCAAAGACAACGTTCTCCAGGATTCTGAATGCAGAGAATTCTGTGAATTGGtagataaattaaatgaaaaggatCAGAACCTCTTTAAAAGAAGACAGCATAGCTGTGATGAATGTGGACAAAGCTTTGCTTGGAGTACAGGCCTTATTAGGCATCAGAGAACCCATTGGGAGAAACCCTTTGAATGTGGTAAGTGTGGAAAGGCATTTAGTATGAGCTCAGCCCTAGTTCtgcatcagagaattcatactggggAGAAACTCTATCCTTGTAATTGGTGTATTAAAAGTTTCAGCCGCAGCTCAGACCTTATTAAACACCAAAGAGTCCACACTGGTGAAAAACCTTATAAATGtgatgaatgtgggaaagccttcagtcagAGCTCCGATCTTATTATACATCAGAGGATCCATACAGGCGAAAAACCCTATCAGTGCAGTCATTGTAGTAAAAGTTTTAGCCAGCGCTCAGACCTGGTTAAACATCAGAGAatccatactggagagaagccttataCATGTAACCAGTGTAACAAACATTTTAGTCAGAGTTCTGATGTTATAAAACATCAAAGAATCCACACTGGTGAGAAACCATATAAATGTGACGTGTGTGGAAAAGCCTTTAGTCAGAGCTCAGATCTTATTctacatcagagaattcacactggggagaaaccatATCCATGTAATCAATGTAGCAAAAGTTTCAGTCAGAACTCAGACCTTATTAAACATCGAAGgatccacactggagagaaaccttataaaTGTAGTGAGTGTGGGAAAGCTTTTAATCAGAGCTCAGTCCTTATTCTGcaccagagaattcacactggagagaaaccctatccCTGTAATCAGTGTAGCAAAAATTTCAGTAGACTGTCAGATCTTATTAATCATCAGcgaattcacactggagagaagccttaccCATGTAACCAGTGCAGTAAAATGTTTAGTCGAAGATCAGATCTTGTTAAACATCATAGGATTCATACaggtgagaaaccctatgaatgtgatgaatgtgggaaaacattTAGTCAGAGCTCCAACCTTATTCTACATCAGAGAatccatactggagagaaaccctatccATGTAGTGATTGTACTAAAAGTTTTAGTCGTCGTTCAGATCTTGTTAAACATCAAAGAAtacacactggagagaaaccatatgcATGTAATCAGTGCAATAAAAGTTTTAGTCAAAGCTCAGACCTCACTAAACATCAGCGAGTCCACTCTGGGGAAAAGCCCTATCATTGTGATAGTTGTGAGAAAGCCTTCGGTCAGAGTTCTGACCTCATTCttcatcagagaattcacactggagagaaaccatacCCATGCACACAGTGCAGCAAAAGTTTCAGTCAGAACTCAGACCTTACCAAACACCAAAGAATCCATACTGGGgaaaaaccacataaatgtaATGAGTGTGGAAAGGCCTTCAGTCAGTGCTCAGCTCTTATCCTACATCAGAGgatccacactggggagaaaccatATCCATGTGATCAGTGTGGCAAAAGCTTTAGCCGGCGCTCCGATCTCATTAATCATCAAAGAATCTACATTGGCGAAAAGCCATATAAATGTGATacatgtgggaaagccttcagcaCATGCACTGATCTTATTGAACACCAGAGAATTCACACCAGGGAGAAACCCCACAGATGTGTTCAGTGCAGTAGAAATTTTACCCAGCTCTCTGATCTTACTGATCATGAGAAAGACCATTCTGCCCAAG AgtataaatgtaatgaatgtgggaaaacctttAGTGTATAG